A genome region from Tursiops truncatus isolate mTurTru1 chromosome 15, mTurTru1.mat.Y, whole genome shotgun sequence includes the following:
- the WDR90 gene encoding WD repeat-containing protein 90 isoform X2, producing the protein MAGVWQQPFLNVFRHFKVDEWKRSSKEGDVAVVTDKTLKCTVYRVRGPVSAGNYIQLPKTSTQSLGLTGRYLYVLFRPLPAKHFVIHLDLCTEGSQVVRVSFSNFFKEFKSTATWLQFPFICETGTPRKGVGSPGARWTCLQLDLHDILLVYLNRRYSHLKSIRLCASLLVRNLYTSDLCFDPAVTVAEARCAKLPITPIPREMAFPVPKGESWHDHYVHIRFPSDSSKTPSEAVQKSCSPSEAARPVLRLLPHPADFSKPVQDSLALMVQKRGPTASRQAPSVPRPLPEVSVSCERSKVSSVGGPSGRSQEPLAWVETTDKHVASDSLHVSVHQTTVEPTAPEDASPQESPGRKQNQQEVALGKNRFQQRSFLPDPVLRLKGVIGFGGHSTKWALWTRDGAAVVYPCHAIIVVLCVNTREQRLFLGHTDKVSALALDGSGSLLASAQARPHSMLRLWDFQTGECLSLFQSPIHTVCSLSFSDSGEVLCGVGKDRHGRMTVVVWGTAQVGRGGEAVILTKVHSDVDIQAFEVAFFDETRMASCGRGSVRLWRLRGGGLRSCPVDLGEHHALEFTDLAFRQAQDGHILYVCSRSGHILEIDHQRMAVRCARRLLPTQTPGGPLPQKQTFSSGPGIAISSLSISQAKCAMGSEDGYLRLWPLDFSSVLLEAGLGDHQPTLPAEHEGPISSVCVSPDGLRVLSTTSSGHLGFLDILSREYSVLVRSHAAPVLALATESSRGQLATVSQDHTVRIWDLATLQQLYDFASPEEAPCAVAFHPTQPTFFCGFSSGAVRSFSLETTEVLVEHRRSGTVQLRGKATASRVCRCHRGAITGLAASPDGSLLFSSCSRGSLAQYHSSAPQCRILRVTANVVCQEACPSPSALVVSGDSHLLAFVGPSKYTVTVMDTASLDELLRVDIRTLDLAGSCLDSAVAVCFGPAPPGHLLVSTSSNMVAVLDATSGRLVREPLTGPSRCGTTQHRLALAARCTSATQNLCGPWLSPPTSSSSLVWETPSFYGTFWRPLRSPLQEVSKALPGPPQPAKLAWVQDSWRTWCPGPMGFPGGRCPCHPRRPHPGWTSVPGPPRTMMVRAGVLGGPGGDVFLAPILTCFVAPGLGEGQGHGGALLPRLTVSPPSSGAFSMSDESRGPEGLRQASGPPVLVQKEAGRAGDGAWGAMGGPWDLGRPPNPRGWPSGLRTDLAAPGRQGMVTYRTNGEPKAPAGPGACSTGRARAQPPTRPDSYRHFTARYKASLLPKGLSFPAVGDERLHLKAVMGYNGNGRANLVWRPDTGFFAYTCGRLVVVEDLHSGVQQHWLGHPEEISTLALSHDAQVLASASGRSSTASRCQIRVWDVPGGSCRQLLSHHDTAVQALAFSPDDRLLVTLGDYGDRTLALWSMATYELVSSTCLPEPVYGMAFNPWDAGELACVGQGAITLWLLQQHGGDVSLQVHREPIPEEVGGWELTSLCYGTTPLLYCGSNAGQVCVWDMCASCCFLAWEADDGVLLCSGARLVSGSNTRRLRLWAVGAVPELRRKGSGARSSSVFMERELTLDGAVVSAVFHESMDMGVVGTTAGTLWYVSWAEGTSTRLVSGHQSKVNEVVFSPSESHCATCSDDGSVRVWSVASMELLIQFQVLSQSCLCLSWSPPSCERPEQQWVAAGYSDGTLRLFSIPLIAMELKMHPHSAALTAIAFSADGQTILSGDRDGLVAVSRPRTGMTFRVLNDHRGAPICTIQSTRREYGDFGAEGVDLWLAASGDQQVSVWVSNWLQDRCELVDWLSFPAPALTEVPSCPPPSLAAFCPWDEALLVCAGLSVHHEVVFYSLCQKQVMKKIPLPFFAVSMSLSPGAHLMAIGFSAERVLRLVDCASGAVQDFAGHDDSVQLCRFAPSARLLFTAAHNEILVWEVTGH; encoded by the exons ATGGCCGGAG TGTGGCAGCAGCCGTTCCTCAACGTCTTCAGACACTTCAAGGTGGACGAGTGGAAGCGGTCCTCTAAAGAGGGCGACGTGGCCGTCGTGACG GACAAGACCCTCAAGTGCACGGTGTACCGCGTGCGGGGCCCTGTCTCTGCTGGCAATTACATCCAGCTCCCCAAAACCAGCACCCAGTCCCTGGGGCTGACCGGACGCTACCTGTACGTGCTCTTTCGGCCCCTGCCCGCCAAGCATTTTGTCATTCACCTGGACCTGTGTACCGAG GGCAGCCAGGTCGTCCGAGTGTCATTCTCCAACTTCTTCAAGGAGTTCAAGTCCACAGCCACATGGCTTCAGTTCCCTTTCATCTGTGAGACTGGGACACCCAGGAAAG GTGTGGGCTCTCCTGGTGCCCGCTGGACCTGCCTGCAGCTCGACCTGCACGACATTCTGCTGGTCTACCTGAACCGACGGTACAGTCACCTCAAGAGCATCAGGTTGTGTGCTAGCCTGCTGGTCAGGAACCTCTACACCAGCGACCTGTGCTTCGATCCCG CTGTCACTGTCGCTGAAGCCCGGTGTGCAAAACTGCCCATCACCCCCATACCTCGAGAAATGGCATTCCCGGTGCCGAAAGGGGAGAGCTGGCACGACCACTATGTCCACATCCG GTTTCCAAGCGACAGCTCAAAAACACCCTCCGAGGCAGTTCAGAAGAGCTGTTCCCCTTCTGAGGCAG CGAGGCCTGTGCTGCGGCTTCTTCCTCACCCAGCGGACTTCAGCAAGCCTGTTCAGGACAGCCTGGCCCTCATGGTCCAGAAGCGTGGCCCCACAGCC TCCCGCCAGGCCCCCTCTGTGCCCAGGCCCCTTCCAGAAGTCAGTGTGTCCTGTGAGCGCTCCAAGGTCTCTAGTGTGGGTGGCCCCAGTGGCCGTAGCCAGGAGCCCTTGGCCTGGGTGGAGACCACTGACAAGCACGTGGCCAGTGACAGCCTTCACGTGTCTGTGCATCAGACGACTGTGGAGCCCACGGCCCCAGAGGATGCATCCCCACAAGAG TCTCCTGGCAGAAAGCAGAACCAACAGGAGGTGGCTTTGGGCAAGAATCGTTTTCAACAAAGA AGCTTCCTCCCGGATCCAGTCTTGAGGCTCAAGGGGGTCATCGGCTTTGGGGGTCACAGCACCAAATGG GCCCTGTGGACCCGGGATGGGGCCGCCGTCGTGTACCCTTGCCATGCGATCATCGTCGTCCTGTGTGTCAACACCCGGGAGCAGCGTCTTTTCCTTGGCCACACAGACAAG GTCTCTGCCCTGGCGCTGGACGGGAGCGGTTCCCTGCTGGCCTCAGCCCAGGCACGGCCCCACAGCATGCTGCGTCTCTGGGACTTCCAGACCGGGGAGTGCCTGTCCCTCTTCCAAAGCCCAATCCACACCGTCTGCTCCCTCAG CTTCTCTGACAGTGGGGAGGTGCTTTGTGGTGTCGGCAAGGACCGCCACGGGCGGATG ACTGTGGTGGTGTGGGGCACGGCCCAGGTGGGGCGAGGCGGAGAGGCCGTCATCCTCACGAAGGTGCACAGCGACGTTGATATCCAGGCATTCGAGGTGGCCTTTTTCGATGAAACCAG GATGGCATCGTGCGGGCGGGGCAGCGTGCGGCTGTGGCGGCTGCGAGGTGGGGGGCTGCGCTCCTGCCCTGTGGACCTGGGGGAGCACCACGCACTGGAGTTCACTGACCTGGCCTTCAGGCAGGCCCAGGACGGCCATATACT CTACGTCTGCAGCCGCAGCGGCCACATCCTGGAGATTGACCACCAGCGCATGGCTGTGCGGTGCGCTCGCCGCCTCCTGCCTACACAGACCCCTGGTGGCCCCCTCCCACAGAAGCAGACCTTCAGTTCAG GCCCCGGCATCGCCATCAGCAGCCTCAGCATCTCCCAGGCCAAGTGTGCCATGGGCTCCGAGGACGGCTACCTGCGCCTCTGGCCCCTGGACTTCTCTTCTGTGCTCTTGGAGGCAG GCCTGGGCGATCACCAACCCACCCTGCCTGCAGAGCATGAGGGCCCCATCAGCTCCGTCTGCGTCAGCCCTGACGGCCTACGTGTGCTGTCCACCACCTCCTCGGGCCACCTGGGTTTCCTGGACATCCTGTCCCGGGAGTACAGCGTGCTGGTGCGCTCCCACGCCGCCCCGGTGCTGGCCCTTGCCACTGAGAGCAGCCGGGGACAGCTGGCCACTGTGTCCCAGGACCACACTGTCCGCATCTGGGACCTAGCGACCCTGCAGCAG CTGTACGACTTCGCGTCTCCGGAGGAGGCCCCGTGTGCTGTTGCCTTCCACCCTACCCAGCCCACCTTCTTCTGTGGCTTTAGCAGCGGGGCCGTCCGTTCCTTCAGCCTGGAGACCACCGAGGTCCTAGTGGAGCACAG GAGGTCTGGGACGGTGCAGCTCAGGGGCAAGGCAACGGCGTCTCGTGTGTGCAGGTGTCACCGCGGAGCCATCACCGGCCTGGCCGCCAGCCCCGACGGCAGCCTCCTGTTCAGCTCCTGCTCTCGGGGCTCCCTGGCCCAGTACCATAGCAGCGCGCCCCAGTGCCGCATCCTTCGTGTGACAG CTAACGTGGTGTGCCAGGAGGCTTGCCCGAGCCCCAGTGCCCTGGTGGTCAGTGGGGACAGCCACCTGCTGGCCTTTGTGGGTCCCTCCAAGTACACAGTGACTGTCATGGACACAGCCTCACTGGATGAG CTGCTGAGGGTTGACATCAGGACTCTGGACCTGGCTGGCAGCTGCCTGGACTCAGCTGTGGCCGTCTGCTTTGGCCCTGCACCCCCTGGCCACTTGCTGGTGTCCACGTCCTCTAACATGGTTGCAGTGCTAGATGCCACGTCGGGCCGCTTGGTCCGAGAG CCGCTGACCGGGCCATCAAGGTGTGGGACTACTCAGCACAGGCTGGCCCTGGCTGCCAG GTGTACATCGGCCACTCAGAACCTGTGCGGGCCGTGGCTTTCACCCCCGACCAGCAGCAGCTCCTTAGTGTGGGAGACGCCATCTTTCTATGGGACGTTTTGGCGCCCTCTGAGAAGTCCCCTCCAGGAAG TGTCCAAGGCTCTCCCGGGGCCCCCACAACCTGCGAAGCTG GCCTGGGTACAAGACAGCTGGAGGACATGGTGTCCGGGGCCAATGGGCTTCCCCGGCGGCAGGTGCCCATGCCATCCCAGGCGTCCCCACCCTGGCTGGACATCTGTGCCAGGCCCCCCAAGGACCATGATGGTGAGGGCAGGGGTCCTAGGAGGGCCTGGAGGGGATGTGTTCCTGGCTCCCATCCTGACATGCTTTGTTGCtcctggcctgggggaggggcaagggcaTGGGGGTGCTCTGCTCCCTCGTCTCActgtctccccaccctcctcaggCGCTTTCTCCATGTCAGATGAGAGCCGTGGCCCTGAGGGTCTCCGCCAGGCCTCAGGCCCACCTGTGCTGGTGCAGAAGGAGGCTGGCAGGGCCGGTGATGGGGCCTGGGGGGCCATGGGGGGCCCCTGGGACCTTGGCAGGCCTCCCAACCCCCGTGGTTGGCCCA GTGGCCTAAGGACAGACCTGGCTGCCCCTGGCAGACAAGGGATGGTCACCTACAGGACAAATGGAGAGCCCAAGGCCCCTGCTGGGCCAG GTGCCTGCAGCACTGGAAGAGCCAGGGCCCAGCCCCCCACTCGCCCGGACTCCTATCGGCATTTCACAGCTCGCTACAAGGCCTCCCTGCTGCCCAAG GGCCTCTCCTTCCCTGCTGTTGGCGATGAGCGGCTGCACCTGAAGGCCGTCATGGGTTACAACGGGAACGGGCGCGCCAACCTGGTCTGGAGGCCAGACACAG GCTTCTTCGCCTACACGTGTGGTCgcctggtggtggtggaggacCTGCACTCTGGTGTCCAGCAGCACTGGCTTGGCCACCCTGAGGAGATCTCCACGCTGGCCCTCAGCCACGATGCCCAG GTGCTGGCCTCTGCCTCAGGCCGAAGCAGCACTGCCTCCCGCTGCCAGATCCGTGTCTGGGACGTGCCAGGGGGCTCCTGTCGGCAGCTCCTTTCTCACCACGACACTGCTGTTCAGGCCCTGGCTTTCTCACCAGACGACAGACTCCTCGTCACTCTGG GGGACTATGGCGACCGCACCCTGGCCCTGTGGAGCATGGCCACCTACGAGCTTGTGTCCTCCACGTGCCTCCCAGAGCCAGTATACGGCATGGCCTTCAACCCCTGGGACGCTGGCGAGCTCGCCTGCGTGGGCCAGGGTGCCATCACCCTGTGGCTTCTGCAGCAGCATGGGGGCGATGTCAGCCTCCAG GTCCACCGAGAGCCCATCCCtgaggaggtgggggggtgggagctGACCTCGCTCTGCTACGGGACCACACCCCTGCTCTACTGCGGCTCCAATGCTGGCCAGGTGTGTGTTTGGGACATGTGTGCCAGCTGCTGCTTCCTGGCCTGGGAGGCGGACGACG GAGTGCTGCTGTGCTCGGGCGCGCGTCTGGTCAGTGGCAGCAACACCAGGCGGCTGCGCCTATGGGCCGTGGGGGCCGTACCAGAGCTGAGGCGCAAGGGCTCCGGGGCCAG GTCTAGCTCTGTGTTTATGGAGCGTGAGCTGACCCTTGACGGGGCCGTCGTGAGTGCAGTCTTCCACGAAAGCATGGACATGGGTGTGGTGGGCACCACGGCGGGCACGCTCTGGTACGTCAGCTGGGCTGAGGGCACAAGCACCCGCCTCGTCAGCGGCCACCAGAGCAAG GTGAATGAGGTGGTCTTCAGCCCCAGCGAGTCCCACTGTGCCACGTGCAGTGACGATGGGAGCGTGAGGGTGTGGAGCGTGGCCAGCATGGAGCTGCTGATCCAGTTCCAGGTGCTCAGCCAG AGCTGCCTCTGCCTGTCTTGGAGCCCCCCATCCTGCGAACGCCCAGAGCAGCAGTGGGTGGCAGCGGGCTACAGTGACGGCACGCTGCGGCTCTTCAGCATCCCCCTCATAGCGATGGAGCTCAAGATGCATCCCCACTCGGCTGCACTGACGGCCATCGCCTTCTCTGCTGATG GTCAGACCATCCTCTCCGGAGACAGGGATGGGCTCGTGGCTGTGAGTCGCCCTCGCACGGGGATGACCTTCCGTGTGCTGAATGACCATCGGGGAGCCCCGATCTGCACCATCCAGAGCACGAGAAGAGAG TATGGAGATTTCGGGGCAGAGGGTGTGGACCTGTGGCTGGCTGCCAGCGGGGACCAGCAGGTCAGCGTTTGGGTCTCCAACTGGCTGCAGGACCGCTGTGAGCTCGTGGACTGGCTGAGCTTCCCAGCGCCCGCCCTCACGGAG GTTCCCAGCTGCCCGCCACCCTCCCTCGCCGCCTTCTGCCCCTGGGATGAGGCGCTGCTGGTGTGTGCGGGCCTCAGCGTGCACCATGAGGTCGTCTTCTACAGCCTCTGCCAGAAGCAG GTGATGAAGAAGATCCCACTGCCTTTCTTTGCTGTGTCCATGAGCCTGTCCCCTGGGGCCCACCTTATGGCCATTGGCTTCTCTG CAGAGCGTGTGCTGAGGCTGGTGGACTGTGCGTCGGGGGCCGTGCAGGACTTTGCTGGCCATGATGACTCGGTGCAGCTGTGCAGGTTTGCCCCATCTGCTCGGCTGCTCTTCACGGCGGCCCACAATGAGATACTGGTGTGGGAAGTCACAGGCCACTGA